GCTTTGAACTTCTCAGCCCTTTCCGCGCTCTCACTCTCCTGACCCATGCTCGCCCAAACGTCCGTGTAGATAACGTCGGCGTCTTTGACCGCTTCGGTCGGATCATGTATCATCTCGAGTTGACTGATACCCGACTCTACCGCCTTTGACCATGTTTCCTCATCCGGGTCGAAGCCTTCAGGTCCGGTAAGTACAAAATGCATCGGGATTTTCGAAGCCAAATTCGCCCAGGAGTTGACGACGTTGTTACCGTCACCCACGAATACTACTTTCATATCATCAAGATTACCCCGGTGTTCCAGCACCGTAAGTATATCACCCATCACCTGGCAAGGATGATTATAGTCGGTAAGCCCGTTGATTACGGGAACGGAAGCGTATTCGGCGAGTTCGAGCATATGTTCGTGAGAAAAAAGACGCGCCATTATCCCGTCGTTATAACGCGATATGACCTGAGCGACGTCCTTCACCGCCTCGCGCTCACCGAGGCTGATATCCGCGGGCGCCAAATAGAGCGCGTATCCACCCAATTTATATATCCCCGTTTCGAATGATATACGTGTCCTCGCCGAAGGTTTCGCGAAGATCATCGCCAGCGTCTTCCCCTTGAGAGGCTTATAATCCTCTCCTGCTTTGATCTTCGATTTTATCTCGACTGCGAGATCGAGAGTTTCGCGAACCTCGTCAGCCGAGAGGTCCGCAATCGAGATAAAATTATCCTTCAATCATTCTCCGTTCGAATATTATTGTGTGCGGGTTATCCGGCAGCCGCCGGATGACCGCACTAATATTAAATTCTGCCATCGGGATAAGCTGTGAATGCCACTAAAAGAACTTTCATCCACATTGATTACTACGATCGATCACACCCCTCGTCCCGAAGCTTCGGGACGAAGGAATCTCAAACCGCAATATTAATTGAACTCCCAAATAAACAATACAAATCAAATTACAATATATACTTTGAAAGGTCTTCGTCTTCGACTATTTCGGCGAGCGTTTTCGTCACCATCTTTTTTGTGACGTTAACACTCTCTGTCTTTCCATCGGGCAGTT
This genomic window from Candidatus Neomarinimicrobiota bacterium contains:
- the argF gene encoding ornithine carbamoyltransferase, whose product is MKDNFISIADLSADEVRETLDLAVEIKSKIKAGEDYKPLKGKTLAMIFAKPSARTRISFETGIYKLGGYALYLAPADISLGEREAVKDVAQVISRYNDGIMARLFSHEHMLELAEYASVPVINGLTDYNHPCQVMGDILTVLEHRGNLDDMKVVFVGDGNNVVNSWANLASKIPMHFVLTGPEGFDPDEETWSKAVESGISQLEMIHDPTEAVKDADVIYTDVWASMGQESESAERAEKFKAYQVNSGLLSMAKDSAVVMHCLPAHRGEEITDEVIDGPNSIVFDQAENRMHVQNAIMVQLMG